CAAGAGCAATAATAACATCATGTGCTAAGGCTAAAATAGAAGCAATGGCAAATCTCCACTCAAATCTATATGATACATAAATAAGTATCACAATAAGTGATAAAGATAAGGCCATAATACCTTTTTCTCTAAGCTCTCCACCAACTTTTGGTCCAACCATATCAACTCTTCTGATTTGAAACTCACCAGTTGAATCAAGTAGTTTATGCATTTCATCACCAATATCATTTGCTAGATTTGATGATACTCCTGAAACTCTAATAACTACTTCATCTTCACTACCAAATTTAGTGATAGAAGAACCTTTATAATCTGTTGCATTTAATACAGTTCTGATTTTATCAATTGGTGCTTTATGATCATATTGAACTTGAACTAAAGTACCACCAGCAAAATCAATACCAAGGTTTAATCCTCTTGTAAAAAGTAGTACAAGTGAAACAACAACTAAAACAGCCGATAAACTTAAAAATGGGATTCTTTTACCCATAAAGTCATGAACTTTTGTACCTTTAAAAATTTCCATTATTTAATCCCAAACCATTTATTTAAGTTTTTGTCTTTTGC
The genomic region above belongs to Arcobacter sp. CECT 8983 and contains:
- the secF gene encoding protein translocase subunit SecF, which encodes MEIFKGTKVHDFMGKRIPFLSLSAVLVVVSLVLLFTRGLNLGIDFAGGTLVQVQYDHKAPIDKIRTVLNATDYKGSSITKFGSEDEVVIRVSGVSSNLANDIGDEMHKLLDSTGEFQIRRVDMVGPKVGGELREKGIMALSLSLIVILIYVSYRFEWRFAIASILALAHDVIIALGAISLVGVEVNLDILAAILTILGYSLNDTIIVFDRIREGVQTSKEAVLDKVVNTSVSRTLSRTTLTSLTTFFVVATLYFFGGEIINGFAFTLLVGVIVGTYSSIFIAASFLVQLRFSIESFRAKEAEKVKRQKEKEKMRAMYEKGTV